In Synechococcus sp. RS9909, one genomic interval encodes:
- a CDS encoding phosphoketolase, which produces MTTTPYQAAAAHVQAPMEEELQRLDAYWRTANYLAVGMIYLQDNPLLREPLQPEHIKNRLLGHWGSSPGQAFIWTHANRLINKYDLDMIYMSGPGHGAPGARGPVYIDGSYTERYPDKSLDEAGLKKFFKMFSFPGHIGSHCTAEMPGSIHEGGELGYVLSHACGSVFDNPELITIACVGDGEAETGPLATSWHINKFINPVKDGAVLPVLHLNGYKIANPTILSRIPHEELDSLLKGYGWSPIVVEGSDPMTMHRQMAVAMEQAVLEIRAIRDQARSSGEAFRPRWPMIVLRSPKGWTGPQEIDGKKIENFWRSHQVPVADVKSNESHLRLLEDWMKSYRPWELFDDNGAVREEIRAMAPKGDRRMGSNPHTNGGELRKELFFPDLRNYEVPVTSPGTTEKENTYPLGELIRDLISLNPGGYRLFGPDETASNRLQAVYGATKKVWMADFLPEDLNGSELSRDGAVVEMLSEHTLVGMMDGYLLTGRNGFFHTYEAFAHVVASMYNQHCKWLEHCEEIAWRAPIGPWNCLISSTVWRQDHNGFTHQDPGFIDLAGNKKGSITRVYLPADANSLLAVAETALTETDVANIIVSDKQKHLQYLTLDQARRHVAKGAGIWEWACNDNCGVEPDDPDVVLASAGDIPTKECLAAIEIMRERIPYIKIRYVNVVKLFALAAPKDHPHGLSDVDFASLFTPDKPVIFNFHGYPWLIHRLTYNRPNHNNFHVRGYKEKGNINTPLELAISNQIDRYDLVIDVIDRVEKLGSRAAHVKEQMKDEIQMHRAYAYEHGTDAPEINNWRWSLGHGSCKA; this is translated from the coding sequence ATGACCACCACGCCCTATCAGGCCGCCGCCGCGCACGTGCAGGCGCCGATGGAGGAGGAACTCCAGCGCCTGGATGCCTACTGGCGCACGGCCAATTACCTGGCCGTGGGCATGATCTACCTGCAGGACAATCCGCTGCTGCGCGAGCCGCTGCAACCGGAACACATCAAGAATCGCCTGCTCGGCCACTGGGGATCCAGCCCCGGCCAGGCCTTCATCTGGACCCACGCCAACCGGCTGATCAACAAATACGACCTCGACATGATTTACATGTCGGGCCCCGGTCACGGTGCTCCTGGCGCCCGCGGCCCCGTGTACATCGATGGCAGCTACACCGAGCGTTACCCCGACAAATCACTCGATGAGGCGGGGCTGAAGAAGTTCTTCAAGATGTTCTCCTTCCCCGGGCACATCGGCAGCCACTGCACCGCCGAAATGCCGGGTTCGATCCATGAAGGCGGCGAGCTCGGTTATGTGCTCTCCCACGCCTGCGGCTCGGTGTTCGACAACCCGGAGCTGATCACGATCGCCTGCGTCGGCGACGGTGAAGCCGAAACCGGCCCCCTCGCCACCAGCTGGCACATCAACAAGTTCATCAACCCGGTGAAAGACGGTGCCGTGCTGCCGGTGCTGCACCTCAACGGTTACAAGATCGCCAACCCGACGATCCTCAGCCGCATCCCCCACGAGGAACTCGACAGCCTGCTGAAGGGTTATGGCTGGAGCCCGATCGTCGTCGAAGGTTCCGACCCGATGACCATGCATCGCCAGATGGCGGTGGCGATGGAGCAGGCGGTGCTGGAGATCCGGGCGATCCGCGACCAGGCCCGCAGCAGTGGCGAGGCCTTCCGCCCCCGCTGGCCGATGATCGTGCTGCGCTCCCCCAAGGGCTGGACCGGCCCCCAGGAGATCGACGGCAAGAAGATCGAGAACTTCTGGCGCTCCCACCAGGTGCCGGTGGCCGATGTGAAGAGCAACGAGAGCCACCTGCGCCTGCTCGAAGACTGGATGAAGAGCTACCGCCCCTGGGAACTCTTCGATGACAACGGCGCTGTGCGCGAAGAGATCCGCGCCATGGCTCCGAAGGGGGATCGCCGCATGGGCTCCAACCCCCACACCAACGGCGGTGAGCTGCGCAAGGAGCTCTTCTTCCCCGATCTGCGCAACTACGAGGTGCCGGTCACGAGTCCCGGCACCACCGAGAAGGAAAACACCTATCCCCTGGGCGAACTGATCCGCGACCTGATCAGCCTCAACCCCGGTGGCTATCGCCTCTTCGGCCCCGACGAAACCGCCTCCAACCGTCTGCAGGCCGTGTATGGCGCCACCAAGAAGGTGTGGATGGCTGATTTCCTGCCGGAAGACCTCAACGGCAGCGAACTCTCCCGCGATGGGGCCGTGGTGGAGATGCTCTCCGAGCACACCCTGGTGGGCATGATGGATGGCTATCTGCTCACAGGGCGGAACGGCTTCTTCCACACCTATGAGGCCTTCGCCCATGTGGTGGCCTCGATGTATAACCAGCACTGCAAGTGGCTGGAGCACTGCGAAGAGATCGCCTGGCGTGCCCCGATCGGCCCCTGGAACTGCCTGATCTCCTCCACCGTGTGGCGTCAGGACCACAACGGCTTCACCCATCAGGATCCCGGTTTCATCGATCTGGCCGGCAACAAGAAGGGCAGCATCACCCGGGTGTATCTGCCGGCGGATGCCAACAGCCTGCTGGCGGTGGCCGAAACGGCGCTCACCGAAACCGATGTGGCCAATATCATCGTGTCGGATAAGCAGAAGCATCTGCAATACCTCACCCTGGATCAGGCCCGCCGCCATGTGGCCAAGGGTGCGGGCATCTGGGAGTGGGCCTGCAACGACAACTGCGGCGTTGAACCGGATGATCCGGATGTGGTGCTCGCCTCCGCCGGCGACATCCCCACCAAGGAGTGTCTGGCGGCAATCGAGATCATGCGGGAGCGGATTCCTTACATCAAGATCCGCTACGTGAATGTGGTGAAGCTGTTTGCCCTGGCGGCACCCAAGGATCACCCCCACGGCCTCAGCGATGTGGATTTCGCCAGCCTGTTCACCCCCGACAAGCCGGTGATCTTCAACTTCCACGGCTATCCCTGGCTGATCCACCGCCTCACCTACAACCGCCCCAACCACAACAACTTCCATGTGCGTGGGTACAAGGAAAAGGGGAACATCAACACGCCGCTCGAGCTGGCGATCAGCAACCAGATCGACCGCTACGACCTGGTGATCGATGTGATCGATCGGGTGGAGAAGCTCGGCTCCCGCGCCGCCCATGTGAAGGAGCAGATGAAGGACGAGATCCAGATGCACCGCGCCTACGCCTACGAGCACGGCACCGATGCTCCGGAGATCAACAACTGGCGCTGGAGCCTCGGCCACGGCTCCTGCAAGGCCTGA
- a CDS encoding cation:proton antiporter, giving the protein MVLPLELAQLPEILTQLSSHDLEVAETLIGVIRFLLIFVAARTMAEVLVRLQLPTILGELLAGVIIGASGLHLLVPPDTQAQLSQSFVSLISGLAAIPPDTIPEIYNETFPSLQAVATLGLYALLFLTGLESELDELVAVGGQALTVAVAGVVLPFALGTFGLMSLFHVELIPAIFAGASMTATSIGITASVFGELGYLKTREGQIVIGAAVLDDILGIVILAVVVSLASGGSLAIAPIVKLVAAAIVFVVAAIGLSRTAAPAFDWLIDKLKAPGEVLVASFVILSFSCFAATAIGLEAALGAFAAGLILSGSKHNHAIQQAVLPIVTLFATIFFVLVGAGMDLSVINPLDPASRSALVVAGFLLVIAIVGKIASGWAFLSDKPTRRLVVGLGMMPRGEVGLIFLGLGTSAGLLSPSLEAAILLMVIGTTFLAPILLRLVIGGDKPDDGDSVDEAVAADPVGLI; this is encoded by the coding sequence ATGGTTCTCCCCCTGGAGCTGGCCCAGCTGCCCGAGATCCTCACCCAGCTCAGTAGTCACGATCTGGAGGTGGCCGAGACCCTGATCGGGGTGATCCGCTTCCTGCTGATCTTCGTGGCGGCGCGCACGATGGCGGAAGTGCTGGTGCGGCTGCAGTTGCCCACCATCCTCGGCGAGCTCCTCGCAGGTGTGATCATCGGCGCCTCCGGCCTGCATCTGCTGGTGCCCCCCGACACCCAGGCCCAGCTCAGCCAGAGCTTTGTGTCGCTGATCAGTGGCCTGGCGGCGATCCCACCCGACACGATCCCGGAGATCTACAACGAGACGTTCCCGTCGTTGCAGGCGGTGGCGACGCTCGGTCTGTATGCGCTGCTGTTCCTCACCGGGCTGGAAAGCGAACTGGATGAACTGGTGGCGGTGGGCGGTCAGGCCCTCACCGTGGCCGTGGCCGGTGTGGTGCTTCCCTTCGCCCTCGGCACCTTCGGCCTGATGAGCCTCTTCCACGTGGAGCTGATCCCGGCGATCTTCGCCGGGGCGTCGATGACGGCCACAAGCATCGGCATCACCGCCAGTGTGTTCGGAGAACTCGGTTACCTGAAAACGCGTGAGGGGCAGATCGTGATCGGCGCCGCCGTGCTCGACGACATCCTCGGCATCGTGATCCTGGCGGTGGTGGTGTCGCTGGCCAGCGGCGGTTCCCTGGCGATTGCACCGATCGTGAAGCTGGTGGCTGCGGCGATCGTGTTTGTGGTGGCGGCGATCGGCCTCAGCCGCACCGCGGCCCCCGCCTTCGACTGGTTGATCGACAAGCTCAAGGCGCCGGGGGAAGTGTTGGTGGCCTCCTTTGTGATCCTCTCGTTCAGCTGCTTTGCGGCCACGGCGATCGGTCTTGAGGCGGCCCTCGGCGCCTTTGCCGCCGGCCTGATCCTCAGCGGCTCCAAGCACAACCACGCCATTCAGCAGGCGGTGCTGCCGATCGTGACCCTGTTCGCCACGATCTTCTTCGTGCTGGTGGGTGCGGGTATGGATCTGTCGGTGATCAACCCGCTCGATCCGGCCAGCCGCTCGGCCCTCGTGGTGGCCGGCTTCCTGCTGGTGATCGCCATCGTCGGCAAGATCGCCTCGGGTTGGGCCTTCCTCAGCGACAAGCCCACGCGCCGCCTCGTGGTGGGTCTGGGGATGATGCCCCGGGGCGAAGTGGGTCTGATCTTTCTCGGCCTGGGCACCAGTGCCGGCCTGCTCTCACCCTCGCTGGAGGCGGCGATTCTGCTGATGGTGATCGGCACCACCTTCCTGGCCCCGATCCTGCTGCGCCTGGTGATCGGTGGCGACAAACCCGACGATGGCGACAGCGTCGATGAGGCGGTGGCGGCCGATCCGGTTGGCTTGATCTAA
- a CDS encoding alpha/beta fold hydrolase codes for MTLAPDAAPTRQVEPWRFRGHAVHSLSCGPSASSGAEPGQPALLLVHGFGASTEHWRHNIPVLSRSHEVHAIDLLGFGRSAKPSELAYGGALWRDQLVAYVQERIGRPTVIAGNSLGGFAALAAGAALGPEAAGVVLLNAAGPFSDEQQPAKGWGAIARQTIGAALLRSPVLQRLLFENLRRPRTIRRTLNQVYLDRTNVDDALVEAIRRPSLDPGAFGVFRTVFDIPRGQPLDELFAQLQAPLLLLWGIRDPWINAAGRRASFQRHAPAATTEVVLEAGHCPHDEVPDQVNAALLEWLASLPSQSSGPCRPEHR; via the coding sequence GTGACCCTTGCTCCAGATGCTGCTCCGACCCGCCAGGTCGAGCCCTGGCGCTTCCGCGGCCATGCCGTGCACAGTCTCAGCTGCGGCCCCAGTGCCTCCTCCGGTGCTGAACCAGGCCAACCGGCCCTGCTGCTGGTGCATGGCTTCGGTGCCTCCACTGAGCACTGGCGCCACAACATCCCCGTGCTCAGCCGCAGCCATGAGGTGCATGCCATCGATCTGCTCGGCTTCGGCCGCAGTGCCAAGCCGTCGGAGCTCGCCTACGGCGGTGCCCTCTGGCGCGATCAGCTGGTGGCCTATGTGCAGGAGCGGATCGGCCGCCCCACGGTGATCGCCGGCAACTCCCTCGGTGGCTTCGCGGCTCTGGCCGCCGGCGCTGCCCTTGGCCCGGAGGCCGCCGGCGTGGTGCTGCTCAATGCGGCTGGACCGTTCAGCGACGAGCAGCAACCCGCCAAGGGCTGGGGCGCGATCGCCCGCCAGACGATCGGTGCGGCGCTGCTCAGGAGTCCGGTGCTGCAGCGCTTGTTGTTTGAGAACCTGCGCCGGCCGCGCACGATCCGGCGCACCCTCAACCAGGTGTATCTCGATCGCACCAACGTCGATGACGCCCTGGTGGAGGCGATCCGCCGCCCCTCGCTTGATCCCGGAGCCTTCGGGGTGTTCCGCACCGTGTTCGACATCCCCCGCGGTCAGCCCCTTGATGAGCTGTTTGCGCAGTTGCAGGCTCCGCTGCTGTTGCTCTGGGGCATCCGCGATCCCTGGATCAACGCCGCCGGCCGGCGCGCCAGTTTTCAGCGCCATGCCCCGGCGGCCACCACGGAGGTGGTGCTGGAGGCGGGCCATTGCCCCCACGATGAGGTGCCGGATCAGGTGAATGCGGCCCTGCTCGAGTGGCTGGCGAGCCTGCCGAGCCAGTCGTCAGGTCCATGTCGGCCAGAACACCGGTGA
- a CDS encoding galactose mutarotase, whose translation MAMTLTQQSAPYAHWEYVHPDSGDRLRLVPERGGLVSEWRCDGREVLYFDQERYADPTKSIRGGIPVLFPICGNLPGDVLPLARGEFTLKQHGFARDLPWQLQLLEDQGGVRLSLSDNAETRTAYPFPFLVVMEVRPVPQALEISVTIRHQGDDHQGEEPTSDVATEAMPFSFGLHPYFKVTDLSRTHLEGLAPVCLNHLEMAEADTASQLARLPEGVDFLTRPAGPVTLVDDVAGTRLQLQHLDPMDLTVVWTEPPRPMICLEPWTGPRQALISGDRKLVLAPGESRTLGCRYVIS comes from the coding sequence ATGGCCATGACGCTCACGCAGCAGTCCGCGCCCTACGCCCATTGGGAGTATGTGCACCCCGACTCGGGTGATCGCCTCCGGCTCGTGCCCGAACGGGGCGGCCTGGTGAGTGAGTGGCGCTGCGATGGCCGCGAGGTGCTCTATTTCGATCAGGAGCGTTACGCCGACCCCACCAAGAGCATCCGGGGCGGTATCCCGGTGCTGTTCCCGATCTGCGGCAATCTCCCCGGCGATGTGCTGCCGCTGGCCCGTGGCGAGTTCACCCTCAAGCAGCACGGGTTTGCCCGCGACCTGCCCTGGCAGCTGCAGCTGCTGGAGGATCAGGGCGGTGTGCGCCTCAGCCTCAGCGACAACGCCGAGACCCGGACGGCCTATCCCTTCCCGTTTCTGGTGGTGATGGAGGTGCGACCCGTGCCCCAGGCCCTTGAGATCAGCGTCACGATCCGCCATCAGGGTGATGATCACCAGGGTGAGGAGCCCACGAGCGACGTGGCCACCGAAGCGATGCCCTTCAGCTTCGGCCTCCATCCCTACTTCAAGGTCACCGACCTGAGTCGCACCCACCTGGAGGGGTTGGCGCCGGTGTGCCTGAATCATCTGGAGATGGCCGAGGCTGACACCGCCTCCCAGCTGGCCCGTCTGCCCGAGGGCGTTGATTTCCTCACCCGCCCCGCCGGCCCGGTCACCCTGGTGGATGACGTCGCCGGCACCCGGTTGCAGCTGCAACATCTCGATCCGATGGATCTCACCGTGGTGTGGACCGAGCCGCCGCGGCCGATGATCTGCCTCGAGCCCTGGACCGGGCCGCGGCAGGCGCTGATCAGCGGCGATCGCAAGCTTGTGCTCGCTCCCGGTGAGAGCCGCACGCTCGGCTGCCGTTATGTGATCAGCTGA
- a CDS encoding FAD-binding oxidoreductase, which produces MIAPNGLGELQDTVRGLHQNGHPWVPCGLGTRLHWGAPLQPAADGGAQPRLSTRQLKRILHHAVDDLTVTVEAGLPLAELQAALAEHNQWLPIDWPWGSRPEPLLPEPCQSAGSIGGLVARGLSGGLRQRHLGVRDQIIGIGLLRSDGISAQAGGRVVKNVAGYDLMRLLCGSWGSLALIHSLTLRTQPIRPARAQLQLAGELQALEAWRAEVVASTLTPEWINWQGAPDTAWRIQVGIASVSDAAVEAQLSRLEALAAHHQLGAERHAWGSPLPAPAAPTGPCAWLLRLALPPARVADLLASRELASLSGWRGELAAGAGSGDLWQVSTSAADPSATPAYAVQAVRQRVAQLGGQLTVLVQPEPTDPSAALPAWLDAPARPLIEAMKREFDPLQQLSRGRLPGVATPYPLS; this is translated from the coding sequence CTGATCGCACCCAACGGCCTGGGTGAACTGCAGGACACCGTGCGCGGCTTGCACCAGAACGGCCACCCCTGGGTGCCCTGTGGCCTCGGCACGCGACTGCACTGGGGAGCACCGCTGCAACCAGCCGCCGATGGCGGCGCCCAGCCCCGCCTGAGCACCAGGCAACTCAAGCGGATCCTCCACCACGCCGTCGACGATCTCACCGTGACCGTGGAGGCGGGTCTGCCCCTGGCCGAGCTCCAGGCCGCCCTGGCGGAGCACAACCAGTGGCTGCCGATCGACTGGCCCTGGGGCAGCAGGCCCGAGCCCCTCCTGCCGGAACCCTGCCAGTCCGCCGGCAGCATCGGCGGCTTGGTGGCGCGGGGCCTCAGCGGTGGCCTGCGCCAGCGGCACCTGGGCGTGCGCGACCAGATCATCGGCATCGGCCTGCTCCGCAGCGACGGCATCAGCGCCCAGGCGGGCGGCCGCGTCGTCAAGAATGTGGCCGGCTACGACCTGATGCGCCTGCTCTGCGGCAGCTGGGGCAGCCTCGCCCTGATCCACAGCCTCACCCTGCGCACCCAGCCGATCCGGCCAGCCCGGGCCCAACTGCAGCTGGCCGGCGAGCTCCAGGCGCTGGAGGCCTGGCGCGCTGAGGTGGTGGCCAGCACGCTCACCCCGGAGTGGATCAACTGGCAAGGCGCGCCCGACACCGCCTGGCGCATCCAGGTGGGAATCGCCAGCGTCAGTGATGCGGCGGTGGAGGCGCAGCTGAGCCGCCTCGAGGCCCTCGCCGCGCACCACCAGCTGGGCGCGGAACGACACGCCTGGGGCAGCCCCCTGCCAGCCCCTGCCGCTCCCACAGGCCCCTGCGCCTGGCTCCTGCGTCTGGCCCTGCCGCCGGCCCGGGTCGCCGACCTGCTCGCCAGCCGGGAGCTGGCCAGCCTCAGCGGCTGGCGGGGCGAGCTGGCGGCGGGGGCCGGCAGCGGCGACCTCTGGCAAGTGAGCACCAGCGCAGCCGATCCTTCAGCAACGCCTGCCTATGCGGTGCAGGCGGTGCGGCAACGGGTGGCCCAGCTGGGCGGTCAGCTCACGGTGCTGGTCCAGCCGGAGCCGACCGATCCCAGCGCGGCCCTACCGGCCTGGCTCGATGCCCCCGCCCGACCCCTGATCGAGGCGATGAAGCGGGAATTTGATCCGCTGCAGCAACTGAGCCGCGGCCGCCTGCCGGGGGTGGCGACGCCATATCCGCTCAGCTGA
- a CDS encoding four-carbon acid sugar kinase family protein has protein sequence MTIVVIDDDPTGSQTVHSCPLLLRWDQDTLRRGLRHPSPLLFVLANTRALAPAAAAARNREIVSTLVAALAAEAIPPEAVQLVSRGDSTLRGHGVLEPQVLAEVWQDKVGPVDATLHVPAFLPGGRTTVGGVHLLHGEPVHLSAFAQDRVFGYSTSDLAAWLEEKSAGAIAAASVARLGGELLDQADLVGWLAALKGNRPVVVDAERPEQLAALGAAVEALRGRKRFLFRSAASLLNGLVDGGRLAPGQRPLGPQPRDAASLAALRRREATGQALPGLVLVGSHVPLADQQLAALLAEERCVGLELPVARIARVLEGGSADLLLADLEREWLARLREVLAAGRTPVLFTSRGELSFGGDAAAIERRLAFGMELARLMARLVAALAPQLGYVISKGGITTGTVLAEGLGLEAVQLEGQLLPGLSLVRPMGVDPKPMGDCSDADRDAVAGLPILTFPGNLGDPSTLAEAWRWMEWGGAGNA, from the coding sequence ATGACCATCGTGGTGATCGACGACGACCCCACCGGCTCCCAGACGGTGCACAGCTGTCCGTTGTTGCTGCGCTGGGATCAGGACACGTTGCGCCGGGGCCTGCGCCATCCCTCGCCGTTGCTGTTTGTGCTCGCCAACACGCGGGCCCTCGCGCCGGCAGCCGCTGCAGCCCGCAACCGGGAGATCGTCAGCACCCTGGTGGCGGCCCTGGCGGCGGAGGCGATTCCGCCTGAAGCGGTGCAGCTGGTGAGTCGGGGTGACTCCACCCTGCGCGGCCATGGTGTGCTCGAACCCCAGGTGCTGGCGGAGGTCTGGCAGGACAAGGTTGGCCCGGTGGATGCCACCTTGCATGTGCCCGCTTTCCTGCCGGGGGGGCGCACCACGGTGGGAGGGGTCCATTTGCTGCATGGCGAGCCGGTGCATTTGTCTGCCTTTGCCCAGGACCGCGTCTTTGGCTACAGCACCAGCGATCTGGCCGCCTGGCTGGAGGAGAAGAGCGCTGGTGCGATCGCCGCCGCCTCAGTGGCTCGGCTCGGAGGGGAGCTGCTGGATCAGGCAGACCTGGTGGGATGGTTGGCGGCTCTCAAAGGCAACCGACCGGTGGTGGTCGATGCGGAGCGGCCGGAGCAGCTCGCGGCCCTCGGCGCTGCGGTGGAAGCGCTCAGGGGGCGCAAGCGTTTTCTGTTCCGTTCCGCCGCCAGCCTGCTCAATGGCCTGGTGGATGGGGGGCGGCTGGCGCCAGGCCAACGGCCATTGGGGCCTCAACCGCGCGATGCCGCCAGCCTGGCGGCCCTGCGTCGCCGTGAGGCCACGGGCCAGGCGCTGCCAGGGCTGGTGCTGGTGGGGTCTCACGTACCCCTGGCGGACCAGCAGCTGGCGGCGCTGCTGGCGGAGGAGCGTTGCGTGGGCCTGGAGCTGCCAGTGGCCCGGATCGCCCGGGTGCTGGAGGGTGGCAGCGCCGATCTGTTGCTGGCGGATCTGGAACGGGAGTGGTTGGCGCGGTTGCGGGAGGTGCTGGCGGCTGGGCGCACGCCGGTGTTGTTCACCAGTCGGGGTGAGTTGAGTTTCGGGGGCGATGCCGCGGCCATCGAACGACGCCTGGCCTTCGGGATGGAGCTGGCCCGGTTGATGGCCCGTCTCGTGGCGGCGCTGGCTCCCCAGCTGGGCTACGTGATCAGTAAAGGCGGAATCACCACCGGCACTGTGCTGGCGGAGGGGCTGGGGCTGGAGGCGGTGCAGCTGGAGGGTCAGCTGCTGCCGGGCTTGTCGCTGGTGAGGCCCATGGGTGTGGATCCAAAGCCCATGGGTGATTGTTCTGATGCTGATCGTGATGCGGTGGCTGGGCTGCCGATCCTCACCTTCCCAGGCAATCTCGGCGACCCGAGCACCCTGGCGGAGGCCTGGCGTTGGATGGAATGGGGCGGGGCGGGGAATGCTTGA
- a CDS encoding type II toxin-antitoxin system PemK/MazF family toxin — protein MSVRVRTTTLAELEWLKRRLGMNRSNCIRMAVEHYLAAHRLESVAGEQSRLIQELEGWPAVETGLWSGDIVRLATPLRINRSQTSDLAVVLQASPWVGTHPTLSVCPMDTTRTIGQGLQPRETVAPQVRLYEQPTPMTDLPFPFFLMLDRVSWVDRQAVLRRHGRLSDQAMLRLRSALMRWFACSPGGQSL, from the coding sequence GTGAGTGTGCGCGTCCGAACCACCACCTTGGCCGAGCTGGAGTGGCTCAAGCGCCGTCTCGGCATGAATCGGAGCAACTGCATCCGGATGGCCGTTGAGCACTACCTCGCCGCCCATCGCCTGGAGTCTGTGGCCGGCGAGCAGTCGCGCCTGATTCAGGAGTTGGAGGGGTGGCCAGCTGTGGAGACAGGGCTCTGGAGTGGCGACATCGTGCGTTTGGCCACGCCGCTTCGGATCAATCGCTCCCAGACGAGCGACCTGGCCGTGGTGTTGCAGGCCAGCCCCTGGGTGGGCACCCATCCCACCCTCAGTGTTTGTCCCATGGACACCACGAGGACGATCGGCCAGGGCCTTCAACCGCGTGAAACCGTGGCGCCTCAGGTGCGCCTCTATGAACAGCCGACCCCCATGACCGATCTCCCCTTCCCCTTTTTCCTGATGTTGGATCGTGTGAGTTGGGTGGATCGTCAGGCGGTGCTTCGGCGGCACGGGCGTCTCAGCGATCAGGCGATGCTGCGTCTGCGTTCCGCATTGATGCGCTGGTTCGCTTGTTCCCCTGGGGGGCAGTCGCTCTGA
- a CDS encoding (Fe-S)-binding protein yields the protein MAIADPTDPCIHCGFCLPTCASYRVLGTEMDSPRGRIHTLKAIEAGELSLDATVASHFDSCLGCFACVSACPSGVRYDQLIEATRPKLNKAELRSPWQQSLRQLLLAVLPYPRRLRALLTPLRVYAGGPLQTLARRAGLPRWLGPQLAAMEALLPPLAPEGFRDRFPLRNPARGERRGRVGLVLGCVQRCFDPDVNRATVAVLQANGFEVVIPADQGCCGAVSHHQGQLEQTRELASDLVRSFEAAAGVEGLDAVLVAASGCGHTMKAYNAILAEGPDADSGEETGFPWPVQDVHEFLAARGLSDAFRRSLQPLPIAVAYHDACHMIHGQGIAAQPRQLLRAIPELELREATEAGVCCGSAGIYNLVQPAEAAELGQIKAQDLSGTGASVIASANIGCSLQLRRHLDVDGPEVLHPMQLLARSAGLSAPQSDCPPGEQANQRINAERRRSIA from the coding sequence ATGGCGATCGCTGACCCCACCGACCCCTGCATTCATTGCGGCTTCTGCCTCCCCACCTGCGCCAGCTACCGGGTGCTGGGCACAGAGATGGATTCACCGCGGGGGCGCATCCACACCCTCAAGGCGATCGAAGCGGGCGAGCTGAGCCTCGATGCCACCGTGGCATCCCATTTCGACAGCTGCCTGGGCTGCTTCGCCTGCGTCAGCGCCTGCCCCTCCGGCGTGCGCTACGACCAGCTGATCGAAGCGACCCGCCCAAAGCTGAATAAGGCCGAGCTGCGCTCTCCCTGGCAGCAGAGCCTCCGCCAGCTGCTGCTGGCGGTGCTCCCCTATCCGCGCCGGCTGCGCGCCCTGCTCACCCCCCTGCGCGTCTACGCAGGAGGACCGCTCCAGACCCTGGCCCGCCGCGCCGGCCTGCCCCGCTGGCTCGGACCCCAGCTGGCGGCCATGGAGGCGCTGCTACCGCCCCTAGCCCCGGAGGGGTTCAGAGATCGCTTTCCCCTGCGGAATCCGGCCCGGGGCGAACGCCGCGGCCGGGTGGGGCTGGTGCTTGGCTGCGTGCAGCGCTGCTTCGATCCGGATGTGAATCGGGCGACGGTGGCGGTGCTCCAGGCGAACGGATTCGAGGTGGTGATCCCAGCCGATCAGGGCTGTTGTGGTGCCGTGAGCCACCACCAGGGGCAACTCGAACAGACCCGGGAACTGGCCAGCGATCTGGTCCGCAGCTTCGAGGCGGCTGCGGGAGTTGAGGGCCTTGATGCGGTGCTGGTGGCGGCCTCCGGCTGCGGTCACACGATGAAGGCCTACAACGCGATTCTCGCTGAAGGGCCAGACGCAGACTCCGGTGAGGAGACAGGTTTCCCTTGGCCGGTGCAAGACGTGCATGAATTCCTGGCGGCCCGGGGCCTCTCAGACGCGTTCCGCCGCTCCCTGCAACCGCTGCCGATCGCCGTGGCTTATCACGATGCCTGCCACATGATCCATGGCCAGGGCATCGCCGCCCAGCCACGCCAGCTGCTGCGGGCGATCCCGGAGCTGGAGCTGCGCGAGGCCACCGAAGCGGGCGTGTGTTGCGGTAGCGCCGGCATCTACAACCTGGTGCAGCCGGCCGAGGCGGCCGAGCTCGGCCAGATCAAGGCACAAGACCTGAGCGGCACCGGTGCCAGCGTGATCGCGAGCGCCAACATCGGCTGCAGCCTGCAATTGCGCCGCCATCTGGACGTCGATGGTCCGGAGGTCCTGCATCCGATGCAACTGCTGGCCCGATCTGCCGGATTGTCAGCGCCTCAGAGCGACTGCCCCCCAGGGGAACAAGCGAACCAGCGCATCAATGCGGAACGCAGACGCAGCATCGCCTGA